In Paenibacillus ihbetae, the following are encoded in one genomic region:
- a CDS encoding ABC transporter permease produces MEIIRKNRKISPAPAEAKLRKSLLIKRDMKKNWFVYLLALPVIAWYLIFCYGPMWGVMIAFKDFKPLLGFGESDWVGFKHFIDFFQGPYFWRVVKNTLMLNVWALAFGFTAPIILALMLNEVRSSKFKRTVQTVTYMPHFISLVVVCGIIHIFTADEGIITQLLQFITGKEYSSLLGYASFFRPIYTFSGIWQSIGWDSIIYLAAMSGIDPALYEAAEIDGVSRVKKMWYITLPQISPVIIILFIFAIGGLMSSGYEKIILLYNPLTYETADVIASYVYRRGLREASLSYSAAVGLISSVVNFGLLWVTNYIVKRRSETSLW; encoded by the coding sequence ATGGAGATCATTCGCAAAAACAGGAAGATAAGCCCGGCTCCCGCGGAAGCCAAACTGAGGAAGAGCCTGCTGATCAAGCGGGATATGAAGAAGAATTGGTTTGTATACTTATTGGCGCTGCCCGTGATCGCATGGTACCTGATCTTCTGCTACGGCCCTATGTGGGGCGTCATGATCGCTTTCAAGGATTTCAAGCCGCTGCTTGGATTCGGGGAGAGCGACTGGGTAGGCTTTAAGCATTTCATCGATTTCTTCCAAGGGCCCTATTTCTGGAGGGTCGTCAAGAACACGCTGATGCTGAACGTGTGGGCTCTCGCCTTCGGATTCACGGCACCGATCATTCTGGCATTAATGCTGAATGAGGTCAGGTCGTCCAAGTTCAAACGAACCGTCCAGACCGTTACGTACATGCCGCATTTTATTTCATTGGTCGTCGTGTGCGGGATCATCCACATTTTCACGGCGGATGAAGGAATCATTACGCAACTGCTGCAGTTCATTACAGGCAAAGAGTACTCCTCGCTCCTGGGGTACGCCTCATTCTTCCGGCCGATCTATACGTTTTCCGGCATCTGGCAGAGCATCGGCTGGGACAGCATCATTTATCTGGCCGCCATGAGCGGGATCGACCCGGCATTATACGAGGCGGCCGAAATCGACGGCGTCAGCAGGGTGAAGAAAATGTGGTACATTACGCTGCCCCAGATCAGTCCGGTCATCATCATCTTGTTCATTTTCGCGATCGGCGGCTTGATGTCATCGGGCTACGAGAAAATCATCCTGCTGTACAATCCGCTCACCTACGAGACGGCCGACGTCATCGCTTCCTACGTGTATCGCCGGGGCCTCAGGGAAGCCAGTCTGAGCTATTCCGCCGCGGTGGGGCTGATCAGCTCCGTCGTTAACTTCGGACTGCTCTGGGTGACGAACTACATCGTGAAGCGCAGATCGGAAACCAGCTTATGGTAG
- a CDS encoding extracellular solute-binding protein, which yields MKAKFKRVIHLFLISILMISAITACSGGGSGKEEPEGNEEAVSTEKKNDVEFTDISASIRGNTAPTQEQIDEVNNTLNDTYLGDVYDEVIPSDYSAYPFKEEVVLDVWMPANSNIPDMNNHAVQKQIEKLTGIKVNFITPPVGQEADAFTLMISSGELPDIIIEPGRYPGGLEAGVNDGAYIDLTDLMEKHAPNYTAWRNSHEMRRKTTVTDDGRLLGFYGIAPYSEWTWFGMLIKQEALDKTGMEVPNTIDEWYAFLKKCQEVGYKTPLNYGSSYGQIFTGIINGAYGVWDWTFQDENGKVQWGPAQPKAKEYLATMQKWNKEGLLNRDWATADFNQRMASAISDDTAVIMDSPDTMWSYWKEQNDIDFVGALNPILNEGDKSATTYKNFMRTGTEAAITTQADNVEAAMAWLDFSYSKKGWELINFGEYGTVHLVDDKGMPYFPENSYIYNDPDGQPVATTLWKYRMHSWPNIRDEHHANPLIVAKGSYSGEIRKYWTENMDTSMAMPPITFTKEEASREAELGNQLSTLRGEYFAKIIMGELPVDAYDQFLKEAQSMGLDEFLSLHQAALDRYNQR from the coding sequence ATGAAAGCGAAATTTAAGCGTGTGATTCATTTATTCCTGATCTCCATACTGATGATATCGGCCATAACCGCATGCAGCGGCGGAGGCTCCGGGAAGGAAGAGCCGGAAGGCAACGAAGAGGCCGTATCCACCGAGAAGAAGAACGACGTCGAGTTTACGGACATTAGCGCAAGCATCCGCGGCAATACGGCTCCGACGCAAGAGCAAATCGACGAGGTGAACAACACGCTGAACGATACATACCTCGGCGATGTATACGACGAAGTCATTCCAAGCGATTACTCCGCCTATCCGTTCAAGGAAGAGGTCGTGCTGGATGTTTGGATGCCTGCCAACTCCAACATACCGGATATGAACAACCATGCCGTTCAGAAACAGATCGAGAAATTGACCGGAATCAAGGTGAATTTCATCACGCCGCCGGTAGGACAGGAAGCGGATGCATTCACGCTGATGATCTCCTCCGGCGAGCTGCCGGACATCATCATTGAACCGGGCCGGTATCCCGGAGGGCTGGAAGCCGGGGTTAACGACGGCGCTTACATCGACCTGACCGACCTGATGGAGAAGCATGCTCCGAACTATACGGCCTGGCGCAATTCCCACGAGATGAGAAGGAAGACGACGGTGACGGACGACGGGAGGCTGCTAGGCTTCTACGGAATCGCTCCGTATTCGGAATGGACCTGGTTCGGCATGCTGATCAAGCAGGAAGCCCTCGACAAGACGGGGATGGAAGTGCCGAACACCATTGACGAATGGTACGCATTCTTGAAGAAATGCCAGGAGGTCGGATACAAGACCCCGCTGAACTACGGATCGAGTTACGGCCAAATTTTTACGGGCATCATTAACGGCGCTTACGGCGTATGGGACTGGACCTTCCAGGACGAGAACGGCAAGGTACAATGGGGGCCTGCGCAGCCGAAAGCGAAAGAGTACTTGGCGACCATGCAGAAGTGGAACAAGGAAGGTCTCCTTAACCGCGATTGGGCAACGGCCGACTTTAACCAGCGGATGGCGAGCGCCATTTCGGACGATACGGCGGTCATCATGGACTCCCCGGATACGATGTGGAGCTATTGGAAGGAACAGAACGACATCGATTTCGTTGGTGCGCTGAATCCGATCCTGAACGAAGGCGATAAATCGGCGACGACGTACAAAAACTTCATGCGCACCGGCACCGAGGCGGCGATTACGACCCAAGCGGACAACGTGGAAGCAGCCATGGCGTGGCTGGACTTTAGCTACAGCAAAAAGGGATGGGAACTGATCAACTTCGGCGAGTATGGAACCGTTCATTTGGTGGATGACAAGGGAATGCCGTATTTCCCTGAGAACAGCTACATTTACAATGATCCCGACGGACAGCCGGTCGCCACGACGCTGTGGAAATACCGCATGCACAGCTGGCCGAACATTCGCGACGAGCATCATGCCAACCCGTTGATCGTGGCGAAGGGAAGCTATTCCGGTGAGATCCGGAAGTATTGGACGGAGAACATGGACACCAGCATGGCCATGCCGCCGATCACCTTCACCAAAGAGGAGGCATCGCGCGAAGCCGAGCTTGGAAACCAGCTGTCGACGCTCCGGGGAGAGTATTTTGCCAAGATCATCATGGGCGAGCTGCCTGTCGACGCGTATGACCAGTTTTTGAAGGAAGCGCAGAGCATGGGCTTGGACGAATTTTTAAGTCTCCATCAGGCGGCGCTGGACCGGTATAACCAACGATAG
- a CDS encoding carbohydrate ABC transporter permease yields the protein MIDNKKIKARGKRKHKSVGDFVFDFANYTLLAALTLVCFYPILHILFASVSDPTALIAHKGALFKPLGFTLDGYKLVFKDNSLLNGYKNTIIYVGLGTLVNMVMTILGAYVLSRRDLYFKNFIMILITITMFFGGGLIPWFLLMKDIGLYNNLWAMILPTAISTWNIIILRTAFQAIPRELEEAAVIDGAGQAKILVNVILPLSRATLAVIFLYYLVGNWNSWFNAMVLLKDRQLFPLQLLMKEILVANDATATSIGSAGGVVINSAQSANAFRELVKYCAIVVSTVPILMVYPFLQKYFVKGVYVGSIKG from the coding sequence ATGATCGATAACAAGAAGATCAAAGCACGAGGGAAAAGAAAGCATAAATCGGTGGGAGACTTCGTATTCGATTTCGCGAACTATACATTGTTGGCCGCGTTGACGCTGGTATGCTTTTATCCGATCCTGCATATCCTGTTCGCTTCCGTCAGCGACCCTACCGCTCTGATTGCCCATAAAGGCGCGCTGTTCAAGCCGCTTGGATTTACGCTTGACGGATATAAGCTGGTATTTAAGGACAACAGCCTGCTCAATGGGTACAAAAACACGATCATCTATGTCGGGCTCGGCACGCTTGTCAACATGGTGATGACGATACTGGGGGCATACGTGCTGTCCAGGCGGGACCTATATTTCAAAAACTTCATCATGATCCTGATCACGATCACCATGTTTTTCGGCGGCGGCCTGATTCCTTGGTTCCTGCTGATGAAGGACATCGGGCTGTACAACAACCTATGGGCCATGATTCTGCCGACCGCCATCAGCACATGGAACATCATTATCCTGCGGACCGCCTTCCAGGCCATACCGAGGGAGCTGGAGGAGGCGGCCGTTATTGACGGCGCCGGCCAGGCGAAGATTCTGGTCAACGTTATCCTGCCGCTGTCGAGGGCGACGCTCGCCGTCATATTCTTGTATTATCTGGTCGGGAACTGGAACTCCTGGTTTAATGCGATGGTGCTGCTTAAAGACCGGCAGCTGTTCCCGCTGCAGCTGTTAATGAAGGAAATTCTGGTGGCGAACGATGCCACGGCAACGTCGATCGGGAGCGCCGGCGGCGTCGTCATTAACAGCGCCCAGAGCGCGAACGCTTTCCGGGAGCTGGTGAAGTACTGCGCGATCGTCGTTTCGACGGTGCCGATTTTAATGGTATACCCATTCCTGCAGAAGTACTTTGTTAAAGGCGTTTACGTAGGCTCGATCAAAGGATAG